One window of Enterobacter sp. RHBSTW-00175 genomic DNA carries:
- a CDS encoding diguanylate cyclase, whose translation MNKQYQRVLVTTPHPLLRLVFLGLVTFIFTLFSLELTRFGTLLAPLWFPTSIMMVAFYRHAGKMWPGIALACSFGNVFASWMILSWGEISLAYTVINVIEACIGALLLRKLLPWYNPLQNLNDWIRLAIGSALIPPLVGGVLVYLIVPSPEPLRNFLVWVLSEAIGALALVPLGLLFKPHYLLRHRNPRLLLETLVTMAITLVLSWLAITWLPWPFTCVIVLLMWSAVRLPRLEAFLVFLVTVMMVSLMIAQNPAPMATQNASAMVNAPWLPFLMMLLPANVMTMVMYAFRAERKHITESEERFRNAMEYSAIGMALVGIEGQWLQANKALCNFLGYTQTELQSLTFQQLTWPDDLNSDLEQLEQLINGDINTYSLEKRYYTRHGEVVWALLAVSVVRHADGTPLYFIAQIEDINDLKQTEWVNKRLMERITLANEAGGIGIWEWDLEPDIISWDKKMFELYEIPPHIKPTWQIWHESMVPEDRPYAEQVIRDSLMARLPFKLEFRIRVKEGVRHIRSLANRVLNKQGEVERLLGINMDMTEVKQLNEALFQEKERLHITLDSIGEAVLCTDVDMNVTFMNPVAEKMSGWTQVEAIGQPILKVLHITFGENGPLMENIHSGDMSRSDIEQDVVLNCRSGGSFDIHYSITPLSTLDGQNIGSVLVIQDVTESRKMLRQLSYSASHDALTHLANRVSFESHLKRLLQTVQETRQRHALVFIDLDRFKAVNDTAGHAAGDALLRELSSLMLTMLRSSDVLARLGGDEFGLLLPDCNIESARYIAGRLIHAINDYHFMWEGRLHRIGASAGITLIDENNYQAAEVMSQADIACYASKNNGRGVVTVYEPQQERVHTTRGMMSLDEQWHMIKDNHLMMIARSVASPRIPESSNFWLISLRLWTSQGEVQEEHAFRAGLAEPELLHALDRRIFSEFFRTYAAQVASKGMGVALPLSEAGLASVTLVDELLELLEKGPFPGRLLHLIITIDVLNNPDPNVQNGLQKLRHVGCRVVLSQVGRNMDVFNQLSINMADYLMLDAEVVTNVHGNLMDEMMVTIIQGHAQRLGMKTIAGPSNQPMMMDTLSGIGIDFIYGDTIAEPQPLELLLNTSYFAIN comes from the coding sequence ATGAATAAACAATACCAGCGGGTTTTGGTTACCACCCCACATCCTTTACTGCGACTTGTCTTTCTGGGCCTGGTCACCTTTATCTTTACGTTGTTCTCGCTTGAACTGACCCGTTTTGGAACGCTGCTGGCGCCATTATGGTTCCCGACGTCAATTATGATGGTCGCATTTTACCGTCACGCGGGGAAAATGTGGCCCGGCATTGCGCTGGCCTGCTCCTTTGGCAATGTTTTCGCCTCCTGGATGATCCTCTCATGGGGCGAAATCAGCCTCGCCTACACGGTCATTAACGTTATCGAAGCCTGTATCGGCGCATTACTGCTACGTAAACTTCTGCCCTGGTACAACCCGCTGCAAAACCTGAATGACTGGATCCGTCTGGCCATCGGCAGCGCCCTGATACCGCCACTGGTAGGTGGCGTGTTGGTTTACCTCATCGTTCCGAGCCCGGAGCCGCTGCGTAACTTTCTGGTCTGGGTATTATCAGAGGCCATCGGCGCACTAGCACTGGTGCCACTAGGGTTACTGTTTAAACCGCACTATCTGCTGCGCCACCGTAACCCGCGACTGCTGCTGGAAACGCTCGTGACTATGGCGATTACGCTGGTCCTGAGCTGGCTTGCTATCACCTGGCTTCCGTGGCCGTTCACCTGTGTCATTGTCCTGCTGATGTGGAGCGCAGTACGCCTGCCGCGTCTGGAAGCGTTCCTGGTATTTTTGGTCACCGTGATGATGGTGTCGCTGATGATTGCGCAAAACCCCGCACCAATGGCCACCCAAAATGCCAGCGCAATGGTCAACGCGCCGTGGCTACCGTTCCTGATGATGCTGCTGCCAGCCAACGTGATGACCATGGTGATGTATGCGTTTCGGGCGGAACGTAAGCACATCACCGAAAGCGAAGAGCGTTTTCGCAACGCGATGGAATATTCCGCCATCGGTATGGCATTAGTCGGTATTGAAGGCCAGTGGCTCCAGGCCAACAAAGCATTGTGTAATTTTTTGGGATATACCCAGACCGAGCTGCAGTCGCTCACCTTCCAGCAACTGACCTGGCCCGACGATTTAAACTCCGACCTCGAACAGCTGGAACAGTTGATCAACGGGGACATCAACACCTATTCACTGGAAAAACGCTACTACACCCGTCACGGGGAAGTGGTCTGGGCGTTGCTCGCCGTCTCGGTTGTGCGCCATGCGGATGGCACTCCCCTCTACTTTATTGCCCAGATTGAAGACATTAACGACCTGAAACAAACGGAATGGGTAAATAAACGTCTGATGGAGCGTATTACGCTCGCCAATGAAGCGGGTGGTATTGGTATCTGGGAATGGGATCTTGAACCTGACATCATCAGCTGGGACAAAAAAATGTTCGAGCTGTATGAAATCCCGCCGCATATCAAACCTACGTGGCAAATCTGGCATGAATCGATGGTGCCGGAAGACCGTCCCTATGCTGAACAGGTGATCCGCGATTCGCTGATGGCAAGGCTGCCGTTTAAGCTGGAATTCCGTATCCGGGTGAAAGAAGGTGTGCGCCATATCCGTTCTCTCGCCAACCGGGTGCTGAATAAACAGGGGGAAGTTGAGCGTCTGCTTGGCATCAACATGGATATGACCGAAGTTAAACAGCTTAACGAGGCGTTATTCCAGGAAAAAGAGCGGCTGCACATTACCCTTGATTCCATCGGCGAAGCAGTACTTTGTACCGATGTCGACATGAACGTCACCTTTATGAACCCTGTCGCCGAGAAGATGAGCGGCTGGACTCAGGTTGAAGCCATTGGTCAGCCTATCCTGAAAGTTCTGCATATTACCTTTGGTGAGAACGGCCCGTTGATGGAAAACATCCACAGCGGTGATATGTCTCGCTCCGATATCGAACAGGATGTGGTGCTGAACTGCCGCAGCGGCGGGAGTTTTGACATTCATTACAGCATTACGCCGCTCAGTACGCTGGATGGGCAAAATATCGGCTCGGTGCTGGTTATCCAGGACGTCACCGAATCACGCAAAATGCTGCGCCAGTTGAGTTATAGCGCTTCTCACGATGCCCTCACCCACCTGGCAAACCGCGTGAGCTTTGAAAGCCATCTCAAGCGACTGTTGCAGACGGTTCAGGAAACTCGCCAGCGTCATGCGCTGGTCTTTATCGATCTTGACCGCTTCAAAGCCGTCAACGATACGGCAGGCCATGCGGCGGGCGATGCCCTGCTGCGTGAGCTTTCATCATTAATGCTGACCATGCTCCGTTCAAGCGATGTTCTGGCGCGTCTGGGCGGCGATGAGTTTGGTCTGCTGCTGCCTGACTGTAATATCGAAAGCGCACGCTATATTGCGGGACGTTTGATCCACGCCATCAATGACTATCACTTTATGTGGGAAGGTCGCCTGCATCGTATCGGCGCCAGTGCGGGCATCACCCTGATTGACGAAAATAACTACCAGGCAGCGGAAGTGATGTCCCAGGCGGATATCGCCTGTTACGCCTCCAAGAATAACGGTCGTGGTGTAGTTACGGTCTACGAGCCTCAGCAGGAACGTGTTCACACCACGCGTGGCATGATGTCGCTCGATGAGCAGTGGCACATGATCAAAGACAACCACCTGATGATGATTGCCCGCAGCGTGGCCTCGCCACGCATCCCGGAAAGCAGTAATTTCTGGCTGATTTCACTGCGCCTGTGGACCAGCCAGGGCGAAGTGCAGGAAGAACATGCATTCCGTGCCGGGCTGGCCGAACCTGAACTGCTGCATGCCCTCGACAGACGTATTTTCAGTGAGTTTTTCCGTACCTATGCGGCACAGGTTGCCAGCAAAGGAATGGGCGTTGCCCTGCCGCTTTCAGAGGCGGGTTTAGCCAGCGTCACGCTGGTAGACGAACTGCTCGAACTGCTGGAGAAAGGCCCGTTCCCGGGGCGTCTGCTGCATCTGATTATCACCATTGACGTTCTGAACAACCCGGATCCAAACGTGCAGAATGGGCTGCAAAAACTCCGTCACGTTGGCTGTCGTGTGGTGTTAAGCCAGGTGGGGCGCAATATGGATGTGTTTAACCAGCTGAGCATCAATATGGCCGATTACCTGATGCTGGATGCCGAAGTGGTGACCAACGTTCACGGTAATCTGATGGATGAGATGATGGTGACCATTATCCAGGGCCACGCGCAGCGCCTGGGCATGAAAACCATTGCCGGCCCAAGCAATCAGCCGATGATGATGGACACCTTATCCGGCATTGGCATCGACTTTATCTATGGCGACACCATCGCCGAACCGCAGCCGCTGGAGTTACTGCTGAACACCAGTTACTTCGCCATCAACTAA
- the alkA gene encoding DNA-3-methyladenine glycosylase 2 — protein sequence MYTLNWQPPYDWQWMFGFLGARAVTGVETVTDTFYERSFACDGHQGVFRVTPDTDTCTLKVTLSPGLVPVASACLARIERLFDLACEPQHVLATLGELGAARPGLRLPGSMDAWEQGVRAILGQLVSVAMAAKLAARVVALCGAPVKDFPDYLCFPSPDALAAADPLALKALGMPVKRAESLIHLAQSVVNGTFPLTPPDDIDAGMKALQQRPGIGRWTANYLALRGWQAKDVFLPDDYLIKQRFAGMTPAQIRRYAQRWQPWRSYALLHIWYTDGWTPLVDGEVTGVQQ from the coding sequence ATGTACACCCTGAACTGGCAGCCCCCTTACGACTGGCAATGGATGTTTGGCTTTCTTGGCGCGCGTGCGGTCACGGGCGTTGAAACCGTCACGGATACCTTCTACGAGCGGAGTTTCGCCTGTGACGGGCATCAGGGCGTGTTTCGCGTCACTCCTGATACCGACACCTGTACCCTGAAGGTTACTCTAAGCCCGGGGCTGGTTCCTGTGGCGTCGGCCTGCCTGGCGCGGATTGAACGTCTGTTCGATCTTGCCTGCGAACCGCAACACGTCCTCGCAACGCTCGGTGAGCTTGGCGCAGCCCGGCCAGGGCTTCGCTTGCCGGGCTCGATGGATGCCTGGGAGCAGGGCGTAAGGGCGATTCTGGGGCAACTGGTGAGCGTGGCGATGGCGGCGAAACTGGCCGCGCGCGTGGTGGCACTGTGTGGTGCGCCGGTGAAAGATTTCCCTGACTACCTTTGCTTTCCCTCCCCTGATGCGCTGGCAGCCGCCGATCCGCTGGCGCTGAAGGCGCTCGGGATGCCCGTTAAGCGGGCAGAGTCGCTGATTCATCTGGCGCAATCTGTGGTCAACGGGACATTCCCGCTCACGCCGCCGGATGATATCGACGCGGGAATGAAAGCGTTACAGCAGCGTCCCGGGATTGGCCGCTGGACGGCCAACTATCTTGCGCTGCGCGGATGGCAGGCAAAAGATGTGTTCCTGCCGGATGATTATCTGATTAAGCAGCGTTTTGCCGGGATGACACCGGCGCAAATCCGGCGCTATGCCCAGCGCTGGCAGCCGTGGCGCTCCTATGCGCTACTGCACATCTGGTACACCGACGGCTGGACGCCGTTAGTTGATGGCGAAGTAACTGGTGTTCAGCAGTAA
- the yegD gene encoding molecular chaperone yields MFIGFDYGTANCSVAIMQNGQPQLLKMEKESTLLPSMLCAPTREAVSEWLFRHHQVPATAAESQALLRRAVSFNREEDIDVTPSSVQFGLSSLGHYVEDPEEVYFVKSPKSFLGASGLKPQQVAMFEDLVCAMMLHIRNQAQTQVTDAITQAVIGRPINFQGLGGEEANQQAQGILERAAHRAGFRDVVFQYEPVAAGLDFEATLTEEKRVLVVDIGGGTTDCSLLLMGPQWHARRDRENSLLGHSGCRVGGNDLDIALAFKSLMPLLGMGGQTEKGIALPILPWWNAIAINDVPAQSDFYSTANGRFLNDLVRDAQDADKVALLYKVWRQRLSYRVVRTAEESKIALSARPEHAVTLPFISDDLATAITQEGLETALTQPLQRILEQVQLALENGKEKPDVIYLTGGSARSPLIKKALAEQLPGIPIAGGDDFGSVTAGLARWAQVMFS; encoded by the coding sequence GTGTTTATTGGATTTGACTACGGTACGGCAAACTGTTCAGTTGCCATCATGCAAAACGGGCAACCGCAGCTGCTGAAAATGGAAAAAGAGAGCACATTGCTGCCGTCCATGCTTTGCGCTCCCACGCGTGAAGCGGTCAGCGAATGGCTGTTCCGTCATCACCAGGTTCCGGCCACAGCCGCAGAATCGCAGGCGTTGTTGCGCCGTGCGGTCAGTTTTAACCGCGAAGAGGATATCGACGTCACGCCTTCCAGCGTGCAGTTTGGCCTCTCTTCGCTTGGCCACTACGTTGAGGATCCTGAAGAGGTCTACTTCGTTAAATCACCGAAGTCGTTCCTGGGCGCAAGCGGGCTGAAACCGCAGCAGGTGGCCATGTTTGAAGACCTGGTGTGCGCCATGATGTTGCACATCCGCAATCAGGCGCAGACCCAGGTTACCGATGCCATCACCCAGGCGGTGATTGGTCGTCCGATTAACTTTCAGGGATTAGGCGGCGAAGAAGCCAACCAGCAGGCACAGGGTATTCTTGAGCGTGCCGCACACCGCGCGGGTTTCCGTGATGTGGTGTTCCAGTATGAGCCGGTTGCCGCAGGGCTTGATTTTGAAGCCACACTGACGGAAGAAAAGCGGGTTCTGGTAGTGGATATCGGCGGGGGGACGACAGACTGCTCTCTGCTGCTGATGGGGCCGCAATGGCACGCGCGTCGTGACCGCGAAAATAGCCTGCTGGGGCACAGTGGTTGCCGCGTGGGCGGTAACGATCTGGATATCGCTCTGGCGTTTAAAAGCCTGATGCCGCTGCTGGGCATGGGTGGGCAAACCGAAAAAGGGATCGCCCTGCCGATCCTGCCGTGGTGGAACGCTATCGCCATCAACGATGTACCGGCACAAAGTGATTTCTACAGCACCGCCAACGGACGTTTCCTGAATGATCTGGTACGCGATGCCCAGGATGCAGATAAAGTCGCCCTGCTGTATAAAGTGTGGCGTCAGCGTCTGAGCTACCGCGTGGTGCGTACCGCTGAAGAGAGTAAAATTGCGCTCTCGGCCCGTCCTGAGCACGCGGTGACCTTGCCGTTCATTAGCGATGACCTTGCCACTGCCATTACGCAGGAAGGGCTGGAAACGGCACTCACGCAGCCGCTACAGCGCATTCTGGAGCAGGTTCAGCTGGCGCTGGAAAATGGCAAAGAGAAGCCGGACGTGATTTACCTGACGGGAGGAAGCGCCCGCTCACCGCTCATCAAGAAAGCGCTGGCGGAACAACTGCCGGGAATACCGATTGCGGGCGGTGATGACTTTGGCTCTGTTACCGCAGGTCTGGCGCGCTGGGCGCAGGTGATGTTTAGCTAA
- a CDS encoding MdtA/MuxA family multidrug efflux RND transporter periplasmic adaptor subunit: MKGSHKSRWAIAAGIIVVVLAAAWYWHSQSSDSAAPAGANSQPQRPVGGGRHGMRGGALAPVQAATAVNKAVPRYLSGLGTITAANTVTVRSRVEGQLMAIHFQEGLQVKAGDLLAEIDPSQFKVALAQAQGQLAKDKATLANAQRDLARYQQLVKTNLVSRQELDTQQSLVSETQGTIKADEASVASAQLQLDWSRITAPIDGRVGLKQVDIGNQISSSDTNGIVVITQTHPIDLIFTLPESDIATVVQAQKAGQGLVVEAWDRTNKQKLSQGSLLSLDNQIDTTTGTIKLKARFNNQDDALFPNQFVNARMLVATEENAVVIPAAALQMGNEGNFVWVLNSENKVSKHLVKTGIQDSQTVVINAGISAGDRVVTDGIDRLTEGAKVEVVEAHDSTTTEQPARREHKKQGAAS, encoded by the coding sequence ATGAAAGGCAGTCATAAATCCCGCTGGGCAATCGCCGCTGGCATCATTGTGGTGGTCCTTGCCGCCGCCTGGTACTGGCACAGTCAATCTTCCGATAGTGCGGCACCCGCAGGGGCAAATTCCCAGCCACAGCGCCCTGTGGGCGGTGGCCGTCACGGGATGCGCGGCGGGGCGCTGGCGCCAGTGCAAGCCGCAACTGCAGTGAACAAAGCCGTTCCTCGTTATCTTTCCGGCCTGGGAACCATTACGGCGGCAAACACGGTAACCGTCCGCAGCCGTGTCGAAGGTCAGTTGATGGCCATTCATTTCCAGGAAGGCCTGCAGGTTAAAGCCGGTGATTTACTGGCAGAGATCGATCCGAGCCAGTTCAAAGTCGCCCTCGCCCAGGCTCAGGGGCAGCTCGCAAAAGATAAAGCCACGCTCGCGAATGCGCAGCGTGATTTAGCGCGCTATCAACAGCTGGTCAAAACCAATCTGGTGTCACGCCAGGAGCTTGATACCCAGCAGTCACTGGTGAGCGAAACCCAGGGCACGATAAAAGCTGATGAAGCTTCCGTCGCCAGTGCACAGTTACAGCTCGACTGGAGTCGCATCACCGCCCCCATTGATGGCCGCGTGGGGCTGAAACAGGTCGACATCGGAAATCAAATCTCCAGCAGCGACACCAACGGTATTGTGGTGATAACCCAGACCCATCCTATCGATTTGATCTTTACCCTGCCGGAAAGCGATATCGCAACCGTTGTGCAGGCGCAAAAAGCCGGTCAGGGGCTGGTCGTCGAAGCCTGGGATCGCACCAACAAACAGAAACTGAGCCAAGGCTCTCTCCTGAGCCTTGATAACCAGATTGATACCACCACTGGCACCATCAAGCTCAAAGCCCGCTTTAACAACCAGGACGATGCCCTGTTCCCGAACCAGTTTGTGAATGCACGAATGCTGGTAGCCACGGAAGAAAATGCCGTAGTCATTCCGGCAGCGGCACTGCAAATGGGGAATGAAGGCAATTTTGTCTGGGTGCTGAACAGTGAGAACAAGGTCAGCAAACATCTTGTGAAAACCGGGATCCAGGACAGCCAGACGGTCGTTATCAACGCCGGGATCTCCGCAGGCGACCGCGTGGTGACCGACGGCATTGACCGCCTGACCGAAGGCGCCAAAGTCGAAGTGGTTGAAGCGCATGACAGCACCACTACTGAACAACCCGCCAGACGCGAACACAAAAAACAGGGAGCGGCTTCCTGA
- a CDS encoding MdtB/MuxB family multidrug efflux RND transporter permease subunit, translated as MQVMPPSSTGGPSRLFILRPVATTLLMVAILLAGIIGYRFLPVSALPEVDYPTIQVITLYPGASPDVVTSAITAPLERQFGQMSGLKQMSSQSSGGASVVTLQFQLTLSLDVAEQEVQAAINAATNLLPSDLPNPPVYSKVNPADPPIMTLAVTSSAIPMTQVEDMVETRVAQKISQVSGVGLVTLAGGQRPAVRVKLNAQAIASLGLTSETIRTAISNANVNSAKGSLDGPTRAVTLSANDQMQSADEYRQLIVAYQNGAPVRLGDVATVEQGAENSWLGAWANKQQAIVMNVQRQPGANIINTADSIRTMLPQLIESLPKSVSVKVLSDRTTNIRASVSDTQFELMLAIALVVMIIYLFLRNVPATIIPAVAVPLSLVGTFAVMVFLDFSINNLTLMALTIATGFVVDDAIVVIENISRYIEKGEKPLAAALKGAGEIGFTIISLTFSLIAVLIPLLFMGDIVGRLFREFAVTLAVAILISAIVSLTLTPMMCARMLSVESLRKQNRFSRASERMFERIIAAYGHLLAKVLNHPWATLGVALGTLALSVMLWIFIPKGFFPIQDNGIIQGTLQAPQSVSFASMAQRQQQVSELIMKDPAVESLTSFVGVDGTNPSLNSARLQINLKPLSDRDDRVQTVIERLQTAVARVPGIELYLQPIQDLTIDTQVSRTQYQFTLQATSLDALSTWVPQLVNKLKALPQISDVSSDWQDKGLAAYVNVNRDSASRLGITMADVDNALYNAFGQRLISTIYTQANQYRVVLEHNTENTPGLAALDTVRLTSKDGGIVPLSAIASVEERYTPLAINHLDQFPSTTISFNVPDAYSLGEAVEAILAAEKELSFPSDIQTQIQGSTLAFQAALGNTIWLIVAAVVAMYIVLGVLYESFIHPITILSTLPTAGVGALLALMLAGSELDVIAIIGIILLIGIVKKNAIMMIDFALAAEREQGMSPRDAIFQACLLRFRPILMTTLAALLGALPLMLSTGVGAELRRPLGIGMVGGLLVSQVLTLFTTPVIYLLFDQLAIWAKGRFPKREEEA; from the coding sequence ATGCAGGTGATGCCACCGAGCTCTACAGGTGGGCCATCACGCCTGTTCATATTACGCCCCGTTGCCACCACGCTGTTGATGGTGGCCATTTTGCTGGCCGGGATCATTGGTTATCGTTTTCTGCCCGTTTCGGCACTGCCGGAAGTTGATTACCCCACCATTCAGGTTATCACGCTCTATCCTGGCGCCAGCCCGGATGTCGTGACCTCTGCCATTACCGCGCCGCTGGAGCGTCAGTTTGGCCAGATGTCCGGCTTAAAACAGATGTCCTCGCAAAGCTCGGGCGGCGCTTCTGTGGTAACTCTCCAGTTCCAGCTGACGCTGTCGCTGGACGTTGCCGAGCAGGAAGTGCAGGCCGCGATTAACGCCGCCACTAACCTTCTGCCGTCCGACCTGCCCAACCCACCGGTTTACAGCAAGGTTAACCCGGCGGATCCGCCGATCATGACCCTTGCGGTCACCTCATCTGCCATTCCGATGACCCAGGTGGAAGATATGGTAGAAACCCGCGTGGCGCAGAAAATCTCGCAGGTGTCCGGGGTGGGTCTGGTAACACTGGCAGGCGGGCAGCGCCCGGCTGTGCGCGTGAAGCTGAATGCCCAGGCCATTGCCTCTCTGGGATTAACCAGCGAAACCATTCGCACGGCGATCAGCAATGCGAACGTCAATTCCGCAAAAGGCTCGCTGGATGGCCCGACGCGTGCCGTCACGCTTTCTGCGAACGACCAGATGCAGTCTGCCGATGAATATCGCCAGCTGATTGTGGCGTATCAAAATGGCGCGCCCGTTCGCCTGGGCGATGTCGCAACCGTTGAGCAAGGCGCAGAAAATAGCTGGCTTGGTGCCTGGGCCAACAAACAGCAGGCGATTGTAATGAACGTACAGCGCCAGCCTGGCGCCAATATCATTAACACCGCCGACAGCATCCGCACCATGCTGCCGCAACTGATTGAAAGCCTGCCGAAGTCCGTCAGCGTGAAAGTGCTTTCCGACCGCACAACCAATATTCGCGCGTCCGTCTCCGACACCCAGTTTGAGCTGATGCTGGCCATTGCGCTGGTAGTTATGATCATCTACCTGTTCCTGCGTAACGTACCGGCCACCATTATCCCTGCCGTCGCCGTGCCGTTATCGCTGGTGGGTACGTTTGCCGTGATGGTGTTCCTTGATTTTTCGATCAACAACCTGACACTGATGGCGCTCACTATCGCCACCGGTTTTGTGGTGGATGACGCCATCGTGGTTATCGAAAACATCTCCCGCTACATCGAAAAAGGCGAAAAACCGTTAGCCGCCGCGCTGAAAGGGGCGGGAGAAATCGGCTTTACCATTATTTCTCTCACCTTCTCATTAATTGCCGTACTGATCCCGCTACTGTTTATGGGGGATATTGTCGGCCGCTTGTTCCGCGAATTTGCCGTCACCCTGGCGGTCGCGATTTTAATCTCGGCGATAGTGTCCCTGACGCTTACACCGATGATGTGTGCCCGCATGTTGAGCGTTGAGTCCCTGCGCAAACAAAATCGCTTCTCGCGTGCGTCGGAGCGGATGTTCGAACGCATCATCGCCGCTTACGGCCACCTGCTGGCAAAAGTGCTGAATCATCCGTGGGCAACCCTTGGCGTGGCGTTGGGTACGCTGGCGCTGAGCGTGATGCTGTGGATTTTCATCCCGAAAGGATTCTTCCCGATTCAGGATAACGGCATCATTCAGGGCACGCTTCAGGCCCCGCAGTCCGTCTCCTTTGCCAGCATGGCGCAGCGCCAGCAGCAGGTGTCAGAGCTCATCATGAAAGACCCGGCGGTTGAAAGCCTGACCTCTTTCGTGGGCGTTGACGGAACCAACCCGTCGCTGAACAGCGCGCGTCTGCAAATCAATCTCAAACCGCTGAGTGACAGGGATGACCGCGTACAAACGGTGATTGAACGCCTGCAAACTGCCGTCGCCCGCGTGCCGGGAATCGAGCTGTATCTGCAACCGATTCAGGATTTGACCATCGATACCCAGGTGAGCCGCACCCAGTATCAGTTCACATTACAGGCCACTTCGCTTGATGCACTCAGCACCTGGGTGCCGCAACTGGTGAATAAACTCAAGGCGCTGCCGCAAATTTCCGACGTCAGCAGCGACTGGCAGGACAAAGGGCTGGCGGCATATGTGAACGTTAATCGCGACAGCGCCAGCCGTCTGGGTATCACGATGGCGGATGTGGATAACGCGCTGTACAACGCGTTCGGGCAGCGGCTGATCTCCACTATCTATACCCAGGCGAACCAGTATCGCGTGGTGCTGGAGCACAACACCGAAAACACTCCGGGGCTTGCCGCGCTGGATACGGTGCGCCTGACCAGTAAAGATGGCGGCATTGTGCCGTTAAGTGCCATTGCCAGCGTTGAAGAGCGCTATACCCCACTTGCAATTAACCATCTCGATCAGTTCCCGTCCACCACCATTTCGTTCAACGTGCCGGACGCATACTCGCTGGGTGAAGCCGTAGAGGCCATTCTTGCGGCAGAAAAAGAGCTTAGCTTCCCGTCAGACATTCAGACCCAGATCCAGGGCAGCACGCTGGCCTTCCAGGCGGCACTGGGGAATACCATCTGGCTGATTGTCGCCGCCGTGGTGGCGATGTATATCGTGCTCGGCGTGTTGTACGAAAGCTTTATTCACCCGATAACTATCCTCTCTACCCTACCTACCGCAGGCGTTGGTGCCCTTCTGGCCCTGATGCTGGCAGGCAGTGAACTGGATGTGATCGCGATAATCGGTATCATCCTGCTTATCGGCATCGTGAAGAAAAACGCCATCATGATGATCGACTTTGCCCTCGCCGCCGAACGCGAACAGGGCATGTCGCCGCGGGATGCAATCTTCCAGGCGTGTCTGCTGCGTTTTCGCCCGATCCTGATGACCACGCTGGCCGCGCTACTGGGTGCCCTGCCGCTGATGCTGAGTACCGGCGTGGGCGCTGAGCTGCGCCGCCCTCTGGGGATTGGCATGGTCGGCGGTCTGCTGGTAAGCCAGGTACTGACTCTGTTTACCACCCCGGTGATTTACCTGCTCTTTGACCAGCTGGCTATCTGGGCCAAAGGCCGTTTCCCGAAACGTGAAGAGGAGGCGTAA